The genomic segment ACCAGGGTATCGCGCATCAAGTCCATCTCACCTAGTTCTAGCACAACATCAGTTGTTTCTCGTCGAGCGCCGTGCGACTGACGAGGCATCCCTCGCACATGAGACTGAAGTCGTTCCAACTGATGGCCGCGTCTAGAGAATCATAAAACAGACACATCTTCCACGAAACACATACTCCTCTCTACTCGGCAACTCAACGGATAAGACATTGCCATCCTCTGTGCAAATATCTAATATCTCAACTTCACACGACCAAAAATGACTGCGAAAACACTGAGATGTACCTCTGAAAATCCCTAAGGAGTGACGCATACTGTTTATTCAGCATGTCCACCTCCGCCTCGTGTTGAAGCCTCATGTTCTTCCGCTCTTCGTGGAGTGTTCGTCGAAGCACCTCTTGCTCTTCTAAGGCCCGCCGAAGTTCAGCACTCTGTCAAAAAAATCCGACAAACGGCGATAAACATGCAAGCACGACTAGTACTAGTACAACACACGTCCACGTCTTCGTCGTTGCACACTCCGGAGACCCTGCACACGACACATGGTCGCGCGCACATTAATGATTCAACACACCTGCTTTGCAAGCTGTTCAGTGAGGTGTTTTGCCTGGTCGTCTTGTTCCTCCAACTGCTTCTGCGCCTCAGTTGCCGCTTCCTGAAGAAACAGCAAACCACGGCAACAGCATAACAACACAAGCCGCATTCAGCCGTGATTCGAGGTTTCGTGGGGGGTGGCGGTGGGGGAGACACCTCACAGATATCCTATAACCACTGCAATGGAGCGAAGGGGTGTCTTCCCCCATGGGTgactcctctcgctctcaaCAAGAGGAGTTGTGCAAAATGCGGCACACCCAACTCTGAACCAAACTGCCACTTTTTTTGACAGAATAACGAACCGACACGCCACACGTGTTCCCAGTGGTTGTGTTAGTCCATAtacagggagaaagaaaagaaggcacGCGTGACTGTGGTGGAGTCTCCAGTTGCCATACTCTTTCCACTGCTCAAGAGAAACTGACTTCCCTGTATCTTCTTGATTATGTGGTGCTAGACTAGTTCACTCCTGGCTATGAGTTACCACACTCAAGCGGAGAGCTTCCTGTCCTCACGTACGGTGTTTATATGTAAACAGTATTCTCTTTTGACGAGCACAGAGAACAGTATTTTAGTTAACACATCATTCGTTGTAGAGCCTGACCAGCAGCTTGCGAGAGGCACGACCTACCAATGCACGTGCCTCGACATCCTGGAGTCGCTCGCGAACCAAGGCCACTTCGGTCTTATACTGAAAAGAACGTAAGAAACAGGGCAGGCACAAAAACTCAAATCTCCCCTTTCCTCCACAGCAGCGAGGTCTCCAGTCTGGGATACAACGCTTCGCTCTGcgcctcgcgtttcctccgtCGTCACCATACGGTCGCCCCGCCTGTGTAACCTCGTCCTCGTGAGAGGGTGCGCCCCACTGCGCCAACTCAGGAAAACTGGATAGCGACTACAAAGTTGCTACGCAGTGTAtccagagaagacggacTGGCCTCAGGATGCTACCCCGCCCCGTCTTGTCTCCCCTTATTCCACCTACCCATTTGCCGCCCCGTACGTTTGTTACTTACGaagtccttctcttctcgttccttcttGAGCACTTCGCCCAGGAGGTACGCGACTGAGAGGTGGAAGTCTGCCATGGTCTGGATCGCAAAGCCAATGCCCGTCGCTGTGAAATtgccctttcctcttccttcagCATCCACGCTGCCATCCACTCCTCTGTCCTCCACGTCGTATGCGCTTGCCCGCGTAAGGGTTCTGGTGACCGTCGCTCGAAGTCTTCGGCCGTCCGCCTGTCTGGCCTGTTCGCTCCCCCGCTTCACATGGGCGCTTGTTTCTTGTCGCGTTTTCCAGTCGTTCCCCGCGACCTTTGACCCCATTCCCGAGAGAAGACTAGGCAGTGTGGAGCCCCGGGACGAGTCTTCAGAAGGCACCATCATTTCCTgcgctctctcgcgctccagCGTGGgctctctctcacttcctGGCGAATCATACAAATCGCCCTGGGTCGTACGTTGCTGGTGTTCACTGTCATCAAGACTACCACTCGTCCACCGCGAAGAGCCGACACAAAGGCGAATTGAACCATGGATATTCTTGGAAAAGGGCAACCTAGAAATAGAGAGTGCTGAACTGCCAACATGCGACCGTTCCCCGAAGGCTTCCGGACGAGGCTCCCCTGACGctgggagagaaaacagtggATTCGACACGAGGTGCGCATGGAGAAACTTGAACGCCAGAAGCTTACTGTGGTGAACGACATCTTCCAGCGCGTCCAGACCTTCCGCCAACGtttgtatgtacacccgCGGCTGGTGCATcttttcgtgtctcttgGAGCTCGGCATTTGAGATCCCCGATTGAAGCTGCTTTCGGCTACACGTCGCGGTCGAGAGAGCGAACTGACACGGTTGATTCTGCCTTTGACTGAGTTCGTTAAGGTGGTTTCGCGGCTGCTACCACTGCAGCTCTCCCCATCGTGATCACATTCCTGATTCAAACCTTTCTCTTCAtccgcctcgtcctctgtGGTATCGAATTCGTCACATAAAACTTCGGCAAAGTCCCTCAACCCCGGTGCCAGCCACTCCTGCGCAAGCTTCGTTTGCTGCTGGTCTCTAGCCAGCGTGTCCTCTCGGCCGCGGCGCTTTGTCATGACAAGCACCTCAGAAATCCAAAATGTCGCTGTCATTCTCTGACCATGAAGGAACGCTGTCGGCAAGGCGAAGGTAGACGACCATCGCGGCATCGTTGCACATCGCCTGAAAGAGGCATAGAAGCGAGTCGGCGACGAAGGTGCGGTAGTGcccacagaagaaaacacagttTTAGTCTGAGACCTGTCCTGCAGCGCACATGAGTCGCCTCTATCTCCTCTTCCGGCCGCCATCTTTCCACGCCGAGTTTCGAGGCGGCTGGCTGATAATCCTTCTCCATCTGGAAATGACGCATCCGAcactgtgtctgtcttcgctttcgtcgTATGTTCCGGATGTACGCGTGTCTCATGTGTCAGATTCTCTTTGCTTCCACTCTTTTCCTGAGCatccctttcttcctccgcttctgcccCCTCACCTCCCTGAGGCTCTCCGGTTCTACGTACGGTTTCCAAGGTAGCCTCTGGTTTGATGGTGGTACACGAGCCTCTCGTGCCTTCGACGTCTCGCAGTTTAGCTCCGTTCAGGTTTGCCCCATCCGTACCCTGTTCCACATTCGCACTCTCCATTTCCCCTCCGGTCGATCTCAGCTTCTGTCGCTCGTCAACGCTGGCCCCGTCCGCATGTTTATTCCAGATGAGCAGTGACGCTGGACCACATGGACTTTTATCCAAGCGTGAAGACGTCGAAGAGTGCATTGGATGACCGAGAAGAGGCCCGGCGCGTTCCAGCACGGCCGCAGATGCACGCGAGGTCTCTTCTGCATACTCGCACGCGGCCACGGAGCCGGCGATGACCCCGGGAACATCCGCGAGAGAGAGTGCGTCCAGGtgttctgcatgcgtagCCTCTCTTGCGACGTGCACTTGAGCGGACTCAGCAGGCACATAGCACATTTTGGTTTGGTAAACGGGAGACCCAGGCTTTCCCGGGGAcaacgccgccttcgccttcagaATTTGCTGAGAGGAGATATGCGccagaaacgagaagcgcGGCGAGCTACGAGTTGCAACAGGAGGACGAGGTACCGGTACTTGGCAGTTTCGGCGATACGGTGGATCGCGATCAGGGCTGGAAAGCGTTCGTTGCTCCAAGACTGAACTCACATGGGCGCACAGAATAAGCAGTGAAATAACAGAGAATTCAGTGTCTCAAAGGTATTAGGGCGCCACCACAAGCCATTTTCTGTTGCTCGCTTTTTTGTGTGGTTTTCACTAGCCGCCTACTGCCTTGTTGCCTCGTTACTCCGTTTGTTCTTACCATCCTTTTTCTGCCATGATCGTTACGGTCTCTGCACCATCTCCCCTGTGGGCGCTTTtgcgcctttcttctcttccgtttctgtctctcccctaACACACCTTTCTTGTTTCGTCCCCACTTCGCCTTCCGTCTTTCTCGTGCCTTTGCCCTTTCGTTCTCCCCCTTTATCCGCCCTTTCTCACTCTACCCCCATCCCGTGATAGGTTACCTGCGCGGGATCGAGCGCGGCCGCCGCTTCCCGAAATTGCCAAATCTCTCACGACTGGGCGTGGCGATTGACTTTCTTTTTGACGAGGAACCGAAATTGAAAACCCCCACCGCCCCTTGTCGTTCTCATtatcttcgtcgtctgccttcCACCGCATGTCTTCGCCACGCACCTCGCCTGCACCAGAACCACAACACCCCtgcgcgccttcttctctacGTTCCTGTCCtacttcttctttcttcccttcgaCCTTGTCATCGCTTTTGTAGCCGTCCCCCTCGTAGCTGGTCTTTCTTTCCCCTCCTTCTGAACTTCCGTCTCCCGTCTTTCGGGTTGCCTGTCCGCTCCCTCCTGCCCCGTTCCCTGGTTGCAGAGACACACTATCGGTCGCTGCGAACGAACGGTCAACGTCGTGCGGAAGCCGCCCTGGGTGTTCTCGCTGCTTTTGGTTCTCTCCTTCGGAAAATACGTATGCGCCCTCTCCGTCTGCACCTCTTGTCCCGCGTGTGTTTTGCGCAGGACGCGGAGACTCTGTGAAACAAGGACTTTGCTCCTCACATTCGGGCGAGctcggaggagagacaacacTGCGCGCCGAGGCGGAGGTTGAGACAGAGGTGCTGCAGTAGCTCCGGGTATCACTTACTCCACCTGTTCCCGTTTGGGATTCGAACCCCAAAAGGCCTGAAACGTTGGTAACATTGCACCTGCAAATCTCCTCCTGTCCTGCCATTCTTTCTTCATCTATGGAGGCAGAAAACAAACGACGCGAAGCGGCCAGGCCCACTGACGGCAACTTTGTCCCAAAAtccgaaggagacaacgcCTGAAACTTTTG from the Toxoplasma gondii ME49 chromosome IX, whole genome shotgun sequence genome contains:
- a CDS encoding hypothetical protein (encoded by transcript TGME49_266690) — protein: MAAIMSRACSARVRTYTIVEDATPTREDVATLASSQVTFASLVSPASASSAPCDSSVSVGLAHTSGMTTPQKFQALSPSDFGTKLPSVGLAASRRLFSASIDEERMAGQEEICRCNVTNVSGLLGFESQTGTGGVSDTRSYCSTSVSTSASARSVVSPPSSPECEEQSPCFTESPRPAQNTRGTRGADGEGAYVFSEGENQKQREHPGRLPHDVDRSFAATDSVSLQPGNGAGGSGQATRKTGDGSSEGGERKTSYEGDGYKSDDKVEGKKEEVGQERREEGAQGCCGSGAGEVRGEDMRWKADDEDNENDKGRWGFSISVPRQKESQSPRPVVRDLAISGSGGRARSRAVLEQRTLSSPDRDPPYRRNCQVPVPRPPVATRSSPRFSFLAHISSQQILKAKAALSPGKPGSPVYQTKMCYVPAESAQVHVAREATHAEHLDALSLADVPGVIAGSVAACEYAEETSRASAAVLERAGPLLGHPMHSSTSSRLDKSPCGPASLLIWNKHADGASVDERQKLRSTGGEMESANVEQGTDGANLNGAKLRDVEGTRGSCTTIKPEATLETVRRTGEPQGGEGAEAEEERDAQEKSGSKENLTHETRVHPEHTTKAKTDTVSDASFPDGEGLSASRLETRRGKMAAGRGDRGDSCALQDRSQTKTVFSSVGTTAPSSPTRFYASFRRCATMPRWSSTFALPTAFLHGQRMTATFWISEVLVMTKRRGREDTLARDQQQTKLAQEWLAPGLRDFAEVLCDEFDTTEDEADEEKGLNQECDHDGESCSGSSRETTLTNSVKGRINRVSSLSRPRRVAESSFNRGSQMPSSKRHEKMHQPRVYIQTLAEGLDALEDVVHHSKLLAFKFLHAHLVSNPLFSLPASGEPRPEAFGERSHVGSSALSISRLPFSKNIHGSIRLCVGSSRWTSGSLDDSEHQQRTTQGDLYDSPGSEREPTLERERAQEMMVPSEDSSRGSTLPSLLSGMGSKVAGNDWKTRQETSAHVKRGSEQARQADGRRLRATVTRTLTRASAYDVEDRGVDGSVDAEGRGKGNFTATGIGFAIQTMADFHLSVAYLLGEVLKKEREEKDFYKTEVALVRERLQDVEARALEAATEAQKQLEEQDDQAKHLTEQLAKQSAELRRALEEQEVLRRTLHEERKNMRLQHEAEVDMLNKQYASLLRDFQRRGHQLERLQSHVRGMPRQSHGARRETTDVVLELGEMDLMRDTLVPDGVNEPEEDSSPRQENGGFRKPRRESFCCGADAVSETEWAKWNPIASYQSVNASGKGIVHCEKVKPELFCHFESSGNAFSMTRRDSVSSRRMLLIAAATDGIGTLSRKRRLSYNIVANSIVSGKGASGRSTGGEQAETDGLRSSYLGDLNSVRKGGNLWKEAGAFAMAENETLPSYKQRFRGGEYSRDGTLTRMQRSLEDELLGAVSLDQRQESSPLSLVYQCTPETRHSRIERVRTDEALNTTRAESPQIGPGNPSDKVDEDKDEHTIKPGLEGAEFDNMGFPTPRRLERQERVPFQRTRGLFTCTVRAIFAVLLLVMVDHIFLDGCVSSAALRCGEWGLLLLLSGTQELQRVVRHRDHVERYTMPLLRGGETLLLSLLALVRACATPGDDAEVLYTEMFSDQFDTPLSGHRIPPSNQAVAPADSFGQYCLRNTWMDRIPSGLTDAQAP